In Achromobacter xylosoxidans A8, a single window of DNA contains:
- a CDS encoding FecR family protein, whose translation MAAPRIRSAQEEASRWVVRHSGQGMDAQAQAEFEAWYRADASHADAYERLARLWRRMGEIERGKLAPRRARKRGAAAALALLAAWPAWQLLRTAHPGADYTSGADVRRVALPDGSSATLDADSAIAIDFAPGKREVRLLAGRALFTVAPRAPGGPDFTVVTPDASATALGTRYSVAREVDGSRVVVYEHRVAVQCLTCQDGQSLALDAGQGAAVSATGILRLAAAQEPAPDWSQGLLAFNDVALPEAAARLSRYGGKHILVLGEAARSLRVSGTASIGDPKRALALLLAQAKVGITELPGLLIVR comes from the coding sequence ATGGCTGCCCCCCGTATCCGCAGCGCCCAGGAAGAAGCGTCGCGCTGGGTCGTGCGCCACAGCGGCCAGGGCATGGATGCGCAGGCCCAGGCGGAGTTCGAAGCCTGGTACCGGGCGGACGCCAGCCATGCCGACGCCTACGAGCGGCTGGCGCGCCTGTGGCGGCGGATGGGTGAAATCGAGCGCGGCAAGCTGGCGCCGCGGCGCGCGCGCAAGCGTGGCGCTGCAGCGGCGCTGGCGTTGCTGGCAGCCTGGCCGGCCTGGCAATTGCTGCGCACGGCCCATCCCGGCGCCGATTACACGAGTGGCGCCGACGTGCGCCGCGTGGCCCTGCCCGACGGCTCCAGCGCCACGCTGGATGCGGATTCGGCCATCGCCATCGACTTCGCACCGGGCAAGCGCGAGGTCAGGCTCCTGGCCGGACGGGCGCTGTTCACGGTCGCACCTCGCGCCCCCGGCGGCCCGGATTTCACGGTAGTGACGCCAGACGCCTCCGCCACCGCGTTGGGCACCCGCTACTCCGTCGCGCGCGAAGTCGACGGCTCGCGCGTGGTGGTCTACGAACATCGCGTGGCGGTCCAGTGCCTGACCTGCCAGGATGGGCAGAGCCTGGCGCTGGACGCGGGCCAGGGAGCTGCCGTGTCGGCAACAGGCATCCTGCGCCTCGCCGCTGCGCAAGAACCGGCGCCGGACTGGAGCCAGGGCCTGCTGGCATTCAACGATGTCGCCTTGCCCGAGGCCGCGGCCCGACTCTCCCGCTATGGCGGCAAGCACATCCTGGTGCTGGGTGAGGCAGCACGGAGTTTGCGCGTGTCAGGCACCGCCAGCATCGGCGATCCCAAGCGCGCCCTGGCGCTGCTGCTGGCGCAGGCCAAGGTCGGCATCACCGAACTGCCGGGCCTGCTGATCGTGCGATGA
- a CDS encoding TonB-dependent receptor, with amino-acid sequence MQFHPFNRRVRRSSASAALLIAALITVSPSAAQPAARAAYDMPAQPLGEALLALGRQAGLEISFPPAAVAGKTSPPLQGEYSPLLALNHLLAGSGLALRAEGPGRYIVYVDKTNLFSALRLDAVRVYGEQIGERIYTREDIAETPSSNRDLSTLVATHPAVRTNPGAAGSQNRGSLNVEDISFHGSSPYQNLFQLDGMDATNRVDPASKNLNLQVGNVPSNPQSYFVDTSLLEEVRVHDSFVPVEYGRFTGGVVDARLRRFSGENRLNLDYRWNTSKMTRQEVAEGEQNSWAQGKPGYSPEWKKRFYSAVGDLAFNEKSGTVLAMSRRESDITRWNMGVDDKGQPAPGQAAYSDRIDNFLGKFSVRASADTTADLTLKYSDRSETLASDLFRHTRWDNNHEARGIGVNVDHYFQGGRLALQAGWDRSLSNRESVGDELVTFSPYQLPRYTAGGFGKEQTRQDTWTLKGRVDLDPVRTGVFTHSPYAGAELNQVQANFERFQESHSYQRAYNRDGSYRDFSKVRYLPGTVDVNYNMASLYLSDRIEWQRLALDAGLRYDRETFLGNSNLSPRTRLDWDMFGSGDTLLSAGWSRYYGAGVLETALREERSRLRRQVLDKNGKPVADGSKEYYVQYKGLRMPYDDEWAVSLRQRMAGMEGVLSYVRRNGRDQWSMTGNDKDGYRYSNEGLSTTDGVSLSLRTLEPWRLGETRWNMQASWSWQKRKTNADLVEGYSGDARDPGDYVIYNGSRLRAIDLPPSSFYQPQIATLSLTGAWPRAGLTWSNMMNWRSKRDATVYVGVGPRPEYLERFESGEIPSYWTWDTKLSWNPTFARSLEFTVEVLNVLDRRPALTASNPNVKTDRSTYQTGRELWLQVGYRF; translated from the coding sequence ATGCAGTTTCACCCCTTCAACCGGCGCGTTCGCCGGTCCAGCGCTTCCGCAGCGCTGCTCATCGCCGCCTTGATCACGGTCTCGCCAAGCGCCGCCCAGCCCGCCGCGCGCGCCGCCTACGACATGCCGGCGCAACCGCTGGGCGAAGCGCTGCTGGCGCTGGGCCGGCAAGCCGGCCTGGAGATTTCGTTTCCGCCTGCGGCGGTGGCGGGCAAGACCTCGCCCCCGCTGCAGGGTGAGTATTCGCCGCTGCTCGCGCTGAACCACCTGCTGGCGGGGTCCGGCTTGGCTTTGCGCGCGGAGGGGCCGGGCCGCTACATCGTCTACGTAGACAAGACCAACCTGTTTTCCGCCCTGCGCCTGGACGCCGTACGGGTCTATGGCGAACAGATCGGCGAGCGCATCTATACCCGCGAGGACATCGCCGAGACGCCCAGTTCCAACCGCGACCTCAGCACGCTGGTGGCGACGCATCCGGCGGTACGCACCAACCCAGGCGCCGCCGGCTCGCAGAACCGCGGCTCGCTCAATGTGGAGGACATATCCTTCCACGGCTCCAGCCCCTACCAGAACCTGTTCCAGCTCGACGGCATGGACGCGACCAACCGCGTGGACCCGGCCAGCAAGAACCTGAACCTGCAGGTCGGCAATGTGCCCAGCAATCCGCAGTCGTACTTCGTCGACACGAGCTTGCTGGAGGAAGTGCGCGTACACGACAGCTTCGTACCCGTGGAGTACGGCCGCTTCACGGGCGGCGTGGTGGACGCCAGATTGCGCCGCTTTTCCGGCGAAAACCGCTTGAATCTGGACTACCGCTGGAACACTTCCAAAATGACGCGGCAGGAGGTGGCCGAGGGCGAACAAAACAGTTGGGCGCAGGGCAAGCCGGGCTATTCACCGGAATGGAAAAAGCGCTTCTACTCCGCCGTGGGCGACCTCGCCTTCAACGAAAAATCAGGCACCGTGCTGGCCATGTCGCGCCGCGAATCGGACATCACCCGCTGGAACATGGGCGTGGATGACAAGGGGCAGCCGGCGCCGGGCCAGGCGGCCTACAGCGACCGGATTGACAACTTTCTGGGCAAGTTCAGCGTGCGCGCCAGCGCCGATACCACGGCCGACCTGACGCTGAAATACAGCGACCGCAGCGAAACCCTGGCCAGCGACCTGTTCCGGCACACGCGCTGGGACAACAATCATGAGGCGCGCGGCATAGGCGTCAACGTAGACCACTACTTCCAGGGCGGCCGGCTTGCGCTGCAGGCGGGCTGGGACCGGTCGCTGAGCAACCGCGAATCCGTGGGTGACGAGCTGGTGACATTCAGCCCCTACCAGCTGCCGCGGTACACCGCGGGCGGCTTCGGCAAGGAGCAGACGCGCCAGGACACCTGGACGCTGAAGGGCCGGGTCGACCTGGATCCGGTGCGCACGGGCGTGTTCACGCACAGTCCATATGCAGGCGCGGAACTGAACCAGGTGCAGGCCAACTTCGAGCGTTTCCAGGAAAGCCACTCCTACCAGCGCGCCTACAACCGCGACGGCAGCTATCGGGATTTCAGTAAGGTCCGCTACCTGCCCGGCACCGTGGACGTGAACTACAACATGGCCAGCCTTTATCTGTCGGACCGCATCGAATGGCAACGGCTGGCGCTGGACGCCGGCCTGCGCTACGACCGCGAGACCTTCCTCGGCAACAGCAACCTGTCGCCGCGCACGCGGCTGGATTGGGACATGTTCGGTTCGGGCGATACCCTGCTCAGCGCCGGCTGGTCGCGGTACTACGGGGCCGGCGTGCTGGAGACGGCGCTCAGAGAGGAACGTAGCCGCCTGCGACGCCAGGTGCTGGACAAGAACGGCAAGCCTGTGGCGGACGGCAGCAAGGAGTACTACGTCCAGTACAAGGGCCTGCGCATGCCCTATGACGACGAATGGGCGGTCTCGCTGCGCCAGCGCATGGCGGGCATGGAAGGCGTGCTGAGCTATGTACGCCGCAACGGCCGCGACCAGTGGAGCATGACCGGCAACGACAAGGACGGCTACCGCTACAGCAACGAAGGCCTGTCCACCACCGACGGCGTCAGCCTGTCGCTGCGCACGCTGGAGCCCTGGCGCCTGGGCGAAACGCGCTGGAACATGCAGGCAAGCTGGAGCTGGCAGAAGCGCAAGACCAACGCGGACCTGGTCGAAGGCTACAGCGGCGACGCGCGCGACCCCGGCGACTACGTGATCTACAACGGCTCGCGCCTGCGCGCCATCGATCTGCCGCCAAGCTCCTTCTACCAGCCGCAGATCGCCACGCTCAGCCTGACGGGCGCGTGGCCGCGCGCGGGCCTGACCTGGAGCAACATGATGAACTGGCGCAGCAAGCGCGACGCCACCGTCTATGTGGGAGTGGGCCCGCGGCCCGAGTATCTGGAGCGCTTCGAATCCGGCGAGATCCCGTCCTACTGGACCTGGGACACCAAGCTTTCCTGGAATCCCACGTTCGCGCGCAGCCTGGAATTCACGGTCGAAGTCCTGAACGTGCTGGACCGCCGACCTGCCCTGACGGCCAGCAATCCGAACGTCAAGACCGATCGCAGTACCTACCAGACGGGACGGGAACTATGGCTGCAAGTCGGTTATCGCTTCTGA
- a CDS encoding cytochrome-c peroxidase has product MAASRLSLLILGAALALATPLVRGDGGQARTPAAGPSGCHGPAGWDAACLRPHYSGPPASWPAPSIDPGVAWHEWSAVPPATSPPLSWTAANAGQQELAADVARPAVVTLGQMLFFDTALSRKGQVSCASCHLPQRAFTDGLALAVGEDRLMGRRRSTPLYAAPFAPRLFWDGRAASLKEQVLGPIHDPREMNHDAGGAVARLLETEPYPAQFLLAFGAASAPQPPVDADRLARALAAYVATLRPEPTRFDEFLEGRSQALDDTELIGMHLFRTQARCMNCHSGPMLTDHQFHNIGLSFYGRRNQDLGRYEATRDPADLGQFRTPSLRNVSRAGPWMHNGLFADLKGLLRMYNAGMGRDPAPADPPDPYAPRKSEHIRPLELSADEIDALLAFMRVL; this is encoded by the coding sequence ATGGCTGCAAGTCGGTTATCGCTTCTGATCCTGGGCGCGGCGCTGGCGCTGGCGACGCCTTTGGTTCGCGGGGACGGCGGCCAGGCCCGGACGCCGGCCGCCGGCCCGTCCGGCTGCCACGGGCCGGCGGGCTGGGATGCGGCTTGCCTGCGGCCGCACTACTCGGGGCCACCCGCGTCCTGGCCCGCGCCTTCCATCGATCCCGGCGTGGCCTGGCACGAATGGAGTGCAGTGCCCCCTGCCACCAGCCCACCCCTGAGTTGGACCGCCGCCAATGCCGGCCAGCAGGAGTTGGCCGCCGACGTCGCGCGTCCGGCGGTCGTGACTCTGGGGCAGATGCTGTTCTTCGATACCGCGCTGTCGCGCAAGGGGCAGGTGTCCTGTGCTTCCTGTCACCTGCCGCAGCGCGCCTTCACGGACGGGCTCGCGCTGGCCGTGGGCGAAGACAGACTGATGGGCAGGCGGCGCTCAACCCCGCTGTACGCGGCTCCGTTCGCACCGCGGCTATTCTGGGACGGGCGCGCCGCCAGCCTGAAGGAGCAGGTGCTGGGCCCCATTCACGATCCCCGCGAAATGAACCATGACGCCGGCGGCGCCGTGGCGCGCCTGCTTGAAACCGAGCCATATCCGGCGCAGTTCCTGCTGGCGTTCGGCGCGGCCTCTGCGCCGCAACCGCCGGTGGACGCGGACCGCTTGGCGCGCGCGTTGGCGGCCTACGTCGCAACATTGCGTCCGGAGCCGACGCGCTTTGACGAATTCCTGGAAGGCCGTTCCCAGGCGCTGGACGATACCGAGTTGATCGGCATGCATCTGTTCCGCACGCAGGCGCGCTGTATGAATTGCCACAGCGGCCCGATGCTGACCGACCATCAATTCCACAACATCGGCCTGTCGTTCTATGGCCGCCGCAATCAGGACCTGGGCCGCTACGAAGCGACCCGCGACCCCGCCGACCTGGGTCAGTTCCGCACGCCCAGCCTGCGCAATGTGTCGCGCGCCGGCCCTTGGATGCACAACGGGCTGTTCGCGGACCTCAAGGGTTTACTGCGGATGTACAACGCCGGCATGGGCCGCGATCCGGCGCCCGCCGATCCGCCCGATCCGTACGCGCCGCGCAAGTCCGAGCACATCCGACCGCTGGAACTGAGCGCGGACGAAATCGACGCCTTGCTGGCGTTCATGCGGGTCTTGTAG
- a CDS encoding chorismate mutase — MANNDSPKAELASLRAEVDEIDQQIMLLLGVRFRCTDMIGELKRDLGMDLVDPQREEQQVERIRRLAQEAGVPPALAETILREVIDTVVDHHTRLRERPYS, encoded by the coding sequence ATGGCCAACAACGATTCTCCCAAAGCCGAGTTGGCGTCGCTGCGCGCCGAGGTCGATGAAATCGACCAGCAGATCATGCTGCTGCTGGGCGTGCGGTTCCGTTGCACGGATATGATAGGTGAGCTCAAGCGCGACCTGGGCATGGACCTGGTCGATCCCCAGCGCGAGGAACAGCAAGTCGAGCGCATCCGTCGCCTGGCGCAAGAGGCGGGCGTGCCGCCCGCCCTTGCCGAAACCATCCTGCGTGAAGTGATCGACACCGTGGTCGACCACCACACCCGCCTGCGCGAGCGTCCGTACTCGTAA
- a CDS encoding UvrD-helicase domain-containing protein has product MMLEKLNPEQRAAVTLEPQHALVLAGAGSGKTRVLTTRMAWLIQTGQASPFGLLAVTFTNKAAREMLARMSAILPIDTRGLWIGTFHGLCNRMLRAHHRDAGLPQSFQILDVTDQLAAIKRLMKANGVDDEKYPPRDVQRFINGAKEEGLRPADVEAYDAHRRRLIEIYQLYEAQCLREGVVDFAELLLRAYELLSRNAPVREHYQRRFRHILVDEFQDTNTLQYKWLRLLAGGGAAIFAVGDDDQSIYAFRGANVGNMADFERDYARGTVIRLEQNYRSFGHILDSANALIGHNTGRLGKNLWTEQGDGEPVRVIEQPSDGMEAQWIVDEIRSLIREGSLRREIAVLYRSNAQSRVLEHAIFSAGIPYKVYGGLRFFERQEIKHALAYLRLMANPHDDTSWMRVVNFPTRGIGARTLEQLGDAARAHDTSLYAAVALVPGKGGSNLAQFAQLIHRLIEETRDLPLPEMVEHMLEASGLNAHYKAEREGAERLENLNELITAAAVFASEENYDGMPAGVVPEQDTASTLNAGVVDAPIVASDGLTPLAAFLSHAALEAGDNQAQQGQDAVQLMTVHAAKGLEFDAVFITGLEEGLFPHENSVLEASGLEEERRLMYVAITRARQRLYISLAQSRMLHGQTRYAMRSRFLDEIPEQHLKWLSPKAGLAQVGGTGAGWGGGNRGDAFGRKPTNTIAPRQPRGVATGVTVGDKQYRVGQGVHHARFGDGTIVSLSGAGQDAQAEIQFRDVGAKTLALGIAKLDIVQG; this is encoded by the coding sequence ATGATGCTAGAGAAGCTCAATCCTGAACAACGCGCCGCAGTAACGTTAGAACCGCAGCACGCCCTGGTCTTGGCCGGGGCGGGCAGCGGCAAGACCCGGGTGCTCACCACCCGCATGGCCTGGCTGATTCAAACCGGCCAGGCCTCGCCTTTTGGGCTGCTGGCGGTCACGTTCACCAACAAGGCGGCGCGCGAGATGCTCGCGCGCATGTCGGCCATCCTGCCGATCGATACGCGCGGCCTGTGGATCGGTACCTTCCACGGTCTGTGCAACCGCATGCTGCGCGCGCATCACCGCGATGCCGGCCTGCCGCAGAGCTTCCAGATCCTGGACGTCACCGACCAGCTCGCGGCGATCAAGCGGCTGATGAAGGCCAACGGCGTCGACGACGAAAAGTATCCTCCCCGCGATGTGCAGCGCTTCATCAACGGCGCCAAGGAAGAGGGCCTGCGTCCCGCCGACGTCGAAGCCTACGACGCCCATCGCCGCCGCCTGATCGAGATCTACCAACTCTACGAGGCCCAGTGCCTGCGCGAGGGCGTGGTGGACTTCGCCGAGCTGCTGCTGCGCGCCTACGAACTGCTGTCGCGCAACGCGCCCGTGCGCGAGCACTACCAGCGCCGTTTCCGCCACATCCTGGTCGACGAGTTCCAGGACACCAACACGCTGCAATACAAGTGGCTGCGTCTGTTGGCCGGCGGTGGCGCCGCGATCTTCGCGGTGGGCGACGACGACCAGTCCATCTACGCGTTCCGCGGCGCCAACGTCGGCAACATGGCCGACTTCGAGCGCGATTACGCGCGCGGCACCGTGATCCGCCTGGAGCAGAACTACCGTTCCTTTGGCCACATCCTGGATTCGGCCAACGCGCTGATCGGTCACAACACCGGCCGGCTGGGCAAGAATCTCTGGACCGAGCAGGGCGACGGCGAGCCGGTGCGCGTCATCGAGCAGCCGTCCGACGGCATGGAAGCGCAGTGGATCGTGGACGAGATCCGCTCCCTGATCCGCGAAGGCAGCCTGCGCCGCGAGATCGCCGTGCTCTACCGCAGCAACGCGCAGTCGCGCGTGCTGGAACACGCCATCTTTTCCGCCGGCATTCCCTACAAGGTCTACGGCGGCCTGCGCTTTTTCGAGCGCCAGGAAATCAAGCACGCGCTGGCCTACCTGCGCCTGATGGCCAACCCGCACGACGATACCTCCTGGATGCGGGTCGTCAACTTTCCCACGCGCGGCATCGGCGCGCGCACGCTGGAGCAATTGGGCGACGCCGCGCGCGCGCACGACACCAGCCTGTACGCGGCCGTGGCTCTGGTGCCGGGCAAGGGCGGTTCCAACTTGGCGCAGTTCGCGCAGCTGATCCATCGCCTGATCGAAGAGACCCGCGACCTGCCGCTGCCGGAAATGGTCGAGCACATGCTCGAGGCCAGCGGCCTGAACGCGCACTACAAGGCCGAACGCGAAGGCGCGGAACGTCTGGAAAACTTGAATGAACTGATCACGGCCGCGGCCGTGTTCGCGTCCGAGGAAAACTACGACGGCATGCCCGCTGGCGTGGTGCCCGAACAGGACACGGCCTCCACGCTCAATGCGGGCGTGGTGGACGCGCCCATTGTGGCGTCCGACGGCCTGACGCCGCTGGCGGCGTTCCTGTCGCATGCGGCGCTGGAAGCCGGCGACAACCAGGCCCAACAGGGCCAGGACGCCGTGCAACTCATGACCGTGCACGCGGCCAAGGGCCTGGAGTTTGACGCCGTGTTCATCACCGGCCTGGAAGAGGGGCTGTTCCCGCACGAGAACAGCGTCCTGGAAGCTTCCGGACTGGAAGAAGAGCGCCGCCTCATGTACGTGGCCATTACGCGCGCGCGCCAGCGCCTGTACATCAGCCTGGCACAAAGCCGGATGCTGCATGGCCAGACGCGCTACGCGATGCGTTCTCGCTTCCTGGACGAAATTCCGGAACAGCACCTGAAGTGGCTGTCGCCCAAGGCCGGTCTGGCCCAGGTCGGCGGCACGGGCGCGGGCTGGGGTGGCGGCAATCGTGGCGACGCTTTCGGACGCAAGCCCACCAATACCATTGCGCCGCGTCAACCGCGTGGCGTCGCTACCGGTGTCACGGTGGGCGACAAGCAGTATCGTGTGGGGCAGGGCGTGCATCACGCGCGGTTCGGCGATGGCACGATCGTGAGCCTGAGCGGAGCAGGGCAGGACGCCCAGGCTGAAATCCAGTTCCGCGACGTGGGCGCCAAGACCTTGGCGCTGGGCATCGCCAAACTCGATATTGTTCAGGGTTGA
- a CDS encoding fatty acid desaturase produces MDYILSFIAGGLTQATWWQVVVFTLVVTHITIVAVTVFLHRSQAHRGLDLHPAVMHFFRFWLWMTTGMVTKEWVAIHRKHHAKCEKEGDPHSPILFGIWKVLFRGAELYREESNNKETMAKFGHGTPDDWLERNVYSKHSLWGVLSMLAIDVALFGAIGVTVWAVQMAWIPFWAAGVVNGIGHYWGYRNYNSPDTSTNVFPWGIVIGGEELHNNHHAHGTSAKFSAKWYEFDIGWCYINILKFFGLAKIKKVAPKLKLDDSKTGIDLRTLQGVITHRYEVMARYADVIKSAAREELAKLKDSRNKGSAECDWTKLHSVRRAIHRNEDILQPEQVAAVDQAIAQNKSLATLVQMRRELGRIWESSSASSEQLLHDLQAWCQRAQQSGIAGLEQFAQRLRRYAA; encoded by the coding sequence ATGGATTACATCCTTTCCTTCATTGCCGGCGGTCTGACCCAAGCTACTTGGTGGCAGGTCGTCGTGTTCACTCTGGTTGTGACGCACATCACGATTGTGGCGGTCACGGTCTTCCTCCATCGCAGCCAAGCGCACCGGGGTCTGGATCTGCATCCGGCCGTCATGCACTTCTTCCGCTTCTGGCTCTGGATGACGACCGGCATGGTCACCAAGGAATGGGTGGCCATTCACCGCAAGCACCACGCCAAGTGCGAAAAGGAAGGCGATCCCCATTCGCCTATCCTGTTCGGCATCTGGAAGGTGCTGTTCCGCGGCGCGGAACTGTACCGCGAAGAATCGAACAACAAGGAAACCATGGCCAAGTTCGGCCACGGCACGCCTGACGACTGGCTCGAGCGCAACGTCTACAGCAAGCACAGCCTGTGGGGCGTGCTGAGCATGCTCGCCATCGACGTCGCCCTGTTCGGCGCCATCGGCGTCACGGTGTGGGCCGTGCAGATGGCCTGGATTCCCTTCTGGGCCGCCGGCGTCGTCAACGGCATCGGCCACTACTGGGGCTACCGCAACTACAACAGCCCGGACACCAGCACCAACGTGTTCCCCTGGGGCATCGTGATCGGCGGCGAAGAACTGCACAACAACCACCACGCCCACGGCACGTCGGCCAAGTTCTCGGCCAAGTGGTACGAGTTCGACATCGGCTGGTGCTACATCAACATCCTGAAGTTCTTCGGCCTGGCCAAGATCAAGAAGGTTGCGCCCAAGCTCAAGCTGGACGACAGCAAGACCGGCATCGACCTGCGCACCCTGCAAGGCGTGATCACGCACCGCTACGAAGTCATGGCCCGCTATGCGGACGTGATCAAGAGCGCGGCCCGCGAAGAGCTGGCCAAGCTGAAGGATTCGCGCAACAAGGGCAGCGCCGAGTGCGACTGGACCAAGCTGCACAGCGTGCGCCGCGCCATCCACCGCAACGAGGACATCCTCCAGCCCGAACAGGTTGCCGCCGTGGACCAGGCCATCGCCCAGAACAAGTCGCTGGCCACGCTGGTACAGATGCGCCGCGAACTCGGCCGCATCTGGGAAAGCTCCAGCGCCAGCAGCGAACAGCTTCTTCATGACCTGCAGGCCTGGTGCCAGCGCGCCCAGCAAAGCGGCATCGCCGGGCTCGAGCAATTCGCTCAACGTCTGCGCCGCTACGCGGCATGA
- a CDS encoding RsmB/NOP family class I SAM-dependent RNA methyltransferase, with amino-acid sequence MDQVQRVLGEILQWTYPADAALSHWLRHHPNLGARDRSEVAEAVYDVLRHLRRYRQFGESGVGPASRRLAILGLAATLGAEALTEGMDAAEAEWLQRVSQIDLATLPRAVRGSIPDWLDERLGAMDSPETLIEALNRQASLDLRVNPLKVERDAMLTELQQGAGRYEPVAMPYSPWGIRMEGRPAINRWPQFENGSIEVQDEGSQLLALLVAPRRGEMIIDFCAGAGGKTLLLGALMRSTGRLYAFDVSAARLARAKPRFARSGLSNVVPVVIDSENDARVKRLAGKAQRVLVDAPCSGIGTLRRNPDLKWRQHPEALAELGQLQERILNSAARCVAPGGRLVYATCSLLAEENEVQAERFLASHPDFERLDAAEILAARCETLKLDGPYVQLRPDVHGTDGFFAAVFERRKKGAAAGAENAEVANADDVPAETSTEASAETPAKETAAGPQDQPA; translated from the coding sequence ATCGACCAGGTCCAGCGCGTCCTGGGCGAAATCCTGCAGTGGACCTATCCGGCCGACGCGGCCCTGTCGCACTGGCTGCGCCATCACCCCAATCTGGGCGCGCGCGACCGTTCCGAAGTCGCCGAAGCCGTCTATGACGTGCTGCGCCATCTGCGCCGCTACCGCCAATTCGGCGAAAGCGGTGTCGGTCCGGCCTCGCGCCGCCTGGCCATCCTGGGCCTGGCCGCGACGCTGGGCGCCGAGGCCCTGACCGAAGGCATGGACGCCGCTGAAGCCGAATGGTTGCAACGCGTGTCGCAGATCGATCTGGCGACGCTGCCGCGCGCCGTGCGCGGCAGCATTCCTGACTGGCTGGACGAGCGCCTGGGCGCCATGGACAGCCCCGAAACCCTGATCGAGGCGCTCAACCGCCAGGCCAGCCTGGACTTGCGCGTCAACCCGCTGAAGGTCGAGCGCGACGCCATGCTGACGGAATTGCAGCAGGGCGCCGGCCGCTACGAACCGGTCGCGATGCCTTATTCGCCCTGGGGCATCCGCATGGAAGGCCGCCCGGCCATCAACCGCTGGCCGCAGTTCGAGAACGGCAGCATCGAGGTCCAGGACGAAGGCAGCCAACTGCTGGCCCTGCTGGTGGCGCCGCGCCGCGGCGAAATGATCATCGACTTCTGCGCTGGCGCGGGCGGCAAGACGCTGCTGCTGGGCGCGCTGATGCGCTCCACCGGCCGCCTGTACGCCTTCGACGTGTCGGCGGCCCGCCTGGCGCGCGCCAAGCCGCGCTTCGCCCGCAGCGGCTTGTCCAACGTGGTACCCGTGGTCATCGACAGCGAAAACGATGCCCGCGTCAAGCGCCTGGCCGGCAAGGCCCAGCGCGTGCTGGTCGACGCCCCGTGCAGCGGCATCGGCACCCTGCGCCGTAATCCGGACCTGAAATGGCGCCAGCACCCAGAGGCGCTGGCCGAACTGGGCCAGTTGCAGGAACGCATTCTCAACAGTGCGGCGCGCTGCGTCGCGCCGGGCGGCCGCCTGGTTTACGCCACCTGCAGCCTGCTGGCCGAGGAAAACGAGGTGCAGGCCGAGCGCTTCCTGGCCAGCCACCCCGATTTCGAGCGCCTGGACGCCGCCGAAATTCTGGCCGCCCGCTGCGAAACCCTGAAGCTGGACGGACCCTACGTCCAACTGCGCCCTGACGTGCACGGCACCGACGGCTTCTTTGCCGCGGTGTTCGAACGCAGGAAGAAGGGCGCGGCAGCCGGGGCTGAGAACGCCGAGGTAGCGAACGCCGACGATGTCCCCGCTGAAACGTCGACCGAAGCATCGGCGGAAACGCCGGCCAAGGAAACCGCGGCCGGCCCGCAGGATCAGCCGGCCTGA